One window of the Eucalyptus grandis isolate ANBG69807.140 chromosome 8, ASM1654582v1, whole genome shotgun sequence genome contains the following:
- the LOC104456396 gene encoding nuclear exosome regulator NRDE2 isoform X4: MDVARHRLLNPEKAIGIEFRRLYQQKGSILDADGDVDALDSKLKSAGRYWSPKHSALERHRNFKRSRILAPRKSTSDPPGDFIALLEPKTSGDSKDGGSGVETFMVEESWEDEVLRKTREFNRRTRENPYNDKAWLEFAEFQDKVASRQPQKGARLQTLEKKIGILEKAAELNPDNEELLLCLLKAYQSRDSSDVLLGRWEKILVQHSSSSNLWREFLRILKGEFSRFKVSDVRKMYSHAIQALSSACSKQLRQVSQISDASLDPTVEHLELGLVEVFISLCRFEWQAGYRELATALFQAQIEFSLFCPSLRLTENSKQRLFEHFWSSGAARVGEEGAVGWSTWLEKEEEDRQRIIKEETSQDEEKGGWTGWFEPLSKHGETDKPSEGVPDAAVEDVEEDGEPEDTNQEDDTETLLKMLGIDIDTGPSDNVKDVSTWTRWSVEESSRDCIHWMPVHAKSAGKSSTNEDSDKEEDEDLFGVILYEDVCEYLFSLCSEESRLFLVTQFVEFFGGKVSERICTNNSSWLEKILSLEELPDALLHWFRRVHDTLKKVDGTSNSCSIEFLLSCENDISEKGPMMTFLRNAILLCLTAFPRNYFLEEAALIAEELSVTKMNSLSYSGAPCRVLAKSLLKRDRQDILLCGVYAQREAVAGNIDLARKVFDMALSSAEVLPPERQSVAPLLYLWYAEVELSSNHDQESLLRTMHILCCLGSGVAYSSFKCQPSQMQLLRARQGFRERLRMVNSAWSRGSVNDESVALVCSAALFEELTSGWATGIEVLDQALSMVLPERRSNSYQLECLFNYYLKMLQRHHGQLGLSKIWDSILHGLQTYPYSPELFSALVEISHLYTSPNKLRWTFDELCHKRPSVVAWLFALAFEMGRGGSRHRIHGLFERALANDSLRTSVLLWRSYIAYEIDIAQNPSAARRIFFRAIHACPWSKKLWLDGFLKLNSALSAKELSDLQEVMRDKELNLRTDIYEILLQDDIVS, encoded by the exons ATGGACGTGGCTCGCCACAGACTTTTAAATCCTGAGAAGGCTATCGGCATTGAGTTTAGAAGGTTGTATCAACAGAAGGGTTCAATTCTGGATGCAGATGGTGATGTAGATGCCCTGGATAGTAAACTAAAGTCTGCTGGAAGATATTGGTCTCCAAAGCATTCAGCCTTGGAACGCCATAGAAATTTTAAACGCTCGCGTATTTTGGCACCAAGGAAATCCACTTCTGACCCCCCAGGAGATTTCATTGCTTTGTTGGAGCCCAAAACTTCGGGGGACAGTAAGGATGGTGGTTCAGGCgttgaaacttttatggttgagGAATCTTGGGAAGATGAGGTGCTTCGCAAGACGCGGGAGTTTAATAGGAGGACTCGAGAGAATCCCTACAATGACAAAGCTTGGCTAGAGTTTGCTGAATTTCAAGACAAGGTGGCAAGTAGGCAGCCACAGAAAGGTGCTCGCTTGCAAACTCTAGAAAAGAAGATTGGTATACTGGAGAAAGCAGCAGAGCTTAACCCAGATAATGAAGAACTGTTGCTTTGTCTCCTCAAGGCTTATCAGAGCAGAGATAGCAGCGATGTGCTCCTTGGAAGATGGGAGAAGATACTTGTACAGCATTCAAGTAGTTCCAATTTGTGGAGAGAGTTTTTACGTATACTTAAGGGGGAATTTTCCAGGTTCAAGGTTTCTGACGTGAGGAAGATGtattcacatgcaattcaagcGCTATCTTCAGCATGCAGCAAGCAGCTTAGGCAG GTTTCCCAGATATCTGATGCTTCTCTTGATCCCACTGTTGAACATCTGGAACTTGGACTTGTTGAGGTTTTTATCAGCCTTTGCAGGTTTGAGTGGCAGGCTGGTTACCGCGAACTAGCTACTGCTTTGTTCCAGGCTCAAATTGAGTTTAGTTTGTTCTGTCCTTCTTTACGCCTGACTGAGAACAGTAAGCAAAGGCTCTTTGAGCATTTTTGGAGCAGTGGTGCTGCAAGAGTTGGAGAAGAAGGGGCAGTTGGTTGGTCCACATGGctggaaaaggaggaggaagatagGCAGAGGATAATCAAGGAGGAGACCTCGCAAGATGAGGAAAAGGGAGGTTGGACAGGATGGTTTGAACCACTGTCCAAGCACGGGGAAACTGATAAACCATCAGAAGGGGTTCCTGATGCTGCTGTTGAGGATGTTGAGGAGGATGGCGAGCCTGAGGACACAAACCAGGAAGATGACACTGAAACTTTGTTAAAGATGCTAGGAATTGATATCGACACCGGTCCCAGTGACAACGTCAAAGACGTTTCCACTTGGACTAGATGGTCGGTAGAAGAGTCCTCAAGAGATTGCATTCACTGGATGCCTGTACATGCAAaatcag CAGGGAAGTCTAGTACTAATGAGGACAGTGAcaaagaagaggatgaagatcttTTTGGGGTCATTCTGTATGAGGATGTTTGTGAATACTTGTTCTCACTGTGCTCAGAAGAGAGCCGATTGTTTTTAGTGACCCagtttgttgaattttttggtGGAAAGGTATCTGAGAG GATTTGTACGAACAACTCAAGCTGGTTGGAGAAAATCCTGAGCCTTGAAGAATTGCCTGATGCTTTATTACATTGGTTTAGAAGAGTCCATGATACATTAAAGAAAGTGGATGGTACTTCAAACAGTTGCAGTATAGAATTCCTTTTGAGCTGCGAGAATGACATTTCTGAAAAGGGCCCCATGATGACTTTTTTGCGCAATGCTATCCTACTTTGTCTCACTGCTTTTCCAAGAAACTATTTCCTGGAAGAAGCAGCACTCATTGCTGAAGAGCTTTCAGTTACAAAAATGAATTCTCTTAGCTATTCTGGAGCACCATGTCGTGTACTTGCAAAGAGCCTCTTAAAAAGGGATCGTCAG GATATATTACTCTGCGGAGTTTATGCACAGAGAGAAGCTGTTGCTGGGAATATTGATCTTGCAAGAAAAGTGTTTGACATGGCATTGTCATCTGCTGAAGTGCTTCCTCCG GAACGACAGTCTGTTGCTCCACTGTTATATTTATGGTATGCTGAAGTAGAGCTTTCCAGCAATCATGACCAAGAGTCACTACTCCGCACAATGCATATTTTGTGTTGCCTAGGGAGTGGTGTAGCATACAGCTCATTCAAATGCCAACCATCGCAGATGCAACTGCTCAGAGCGCGCCAGGGGTTCAGAGAGAGATTGAGAATGGTAAATTCAGCATGGTCACGTGGTTCTGTTAACGATGAGTCTGTTGCTCTTGTGTGTTCAGCTGCTTTGTTTGAGGAGTTGACTAGTGGATGGGCAACAGGTATAGAGGTTTTAGATCAAGCTCTTTCAATGGTGCTTCCAG AGAGAAGAAGTAATAGTTATCAGCTTGAATGTCTGTTTAACTATTATCTGAAGATGCTGCAGAGACATCATGGGCAGTTGGGTCTATCTAAAATTTGGGATTCCATTTTGCATGGATTGCAGACATATCCATACAGTCCAGAACTTTTCAGTGCTCTAGTAGAGATCAGCCATCTCTATACATCACCAAATAAGCTGCGCTGGacatttgatgaattatgtCACAA GCGACCTTCGGTAGTGGCTTGGCTTTTTGCTCTGGCATTTGAGATGGGTAGAGGTGGCTCCAGGCACAGAATACATGGTTTGTTTGAGAGGGCATTGGCAAATGACAGTTTGCGGACGTCTGTATTATTGTGGCGCTCCTACATTGCATATGAGATTGATATAGCACAAAACCCTTCTGCAGctaggcgtattttctttcgaGCCATTCATGCCTGTCCATG GTCCAAAAAGTTGTGGTTGGATGGTTTTCTCAAACTAAATTCCGCCCTGAGTGCCAAAGAGCTATCTGATCTGCAAGAAGTGATGAGGGATAAAGAATTAAATCTGCGGACTGATATTTATGAGATCCTTTTGCAAGATGATATTGTATCATGA